aCTAGATATATATGAGAATTAGAAATAGGGTTTAGTTTAGGTTATTATCTAATTGTATTTGGATTTGAGCCCGTTTAGTTAACTTTCTTATAAAAGAAAACCCGTACTAGAAAAGAGactttaaattaactaaaatgcCACTATAAAGactttaaattaactaaaatgcCACTATAGGTGTCCCCAAAGTGTCCCCGGCGTGTCCCCCTCTTTGACCAGTCAAAGGTACGTCGGGTACGTGTCCCCGGCGTGTCCCCATCTTTGACCAGTCAAAGGTACGTCGGGTACGTGTCCCCGCGTGTCCCCGGTGTGTCCCCATGTCCCCGGCGTGTCCCCTTAAATACGGCACTCCGGAGGAGTGTCGGTGCTTCATAGGCACATGCGACATGCCTACCTTACCTTGTGttccaaatatttaattaatcaaatgggATTGCCAAAGATCACAATGTAATACCATATTTGATGAGATAAAGATAAATTCATGGATGTCATGCAAATAAGCCTATGCATGAAAGATTGCAGAAGCCGTTGATAACTCACCAAAACAGGATACTGTATAATCCATCCAACAACTGGAATCTGGTAGAGGAACACCTTAACTGTTGGCCAAAAGCCActagaaaaaataaacaataatagcAAGATTTCAGGCACAGAAAGGTATGCACACCATTCAGATATTTATGATAGATGAAAAGAACTAACCCAAAGAGAGCAATACAACCATAAAGTTCCAATATAATACCAACAATTGGCCAACGAACAAATAtaaagaaaagtcccaaaatgaAAGACACCGTTCCCTGCAAAAGATGGTTAAATTGTCATATACTTGTATCCAGATGGATATATTTTTTGTCACCTATTCATGCGCAGAAGCATTAAAATGTGACACTCGACAGCAATAGTCATTAGgccttttattaatttatacacTACAATGAAAAGCCAAACCCTGCATATTTGGACATGGAGAAAGctataaaaatgtaaatagaACAATGACCAAAAATGTATGTCTAGTAAATATGCAGGTTTTTGATGTCTATATGAGAATGAAAGAAAATGTTTAGGACCAGTTCCCTACATCTCCACTCACATTTAGAAAACACAAAGATGGATGAGGGAAGACATTTTTCAAGGTGATAAAATAAGTATTAAGAAATCAAATACAATACTAAATAATAAAACAGGGCTTATAAGCAAGTTTGGTGTATTCTGCAAAAACTCTAGCCATTATCTTAAAGGCGACTAAAATTGCATATAAACTGTCAGATAAAATGTGACATCAACATATCTTCAGATTTGACTAATAGGAAAAATCTGTATAGATATGCAACTAATGCCGAGGTTTTCTGACATTTAATATAGTAGTTTAGTGTTTAGAATGTCAATAAGTATAGATCGAAGAATACAGCAAAAGATTTCAAGTCTTAAAGAGGTTTCACTATCTAATTTCTTTTTACATCACAATGTACTATATTGAACTGCTAGATTTGATCCTTCAGACATTTACTGATCTATGTAAAACAATTTTTCACTTCATGGAAAACCATGAAAAGACAGAAATAACTAAAAGCCGGATTAGTCAGAGGATTCAGTATAAAAAACTGCATCCTATTACCTTATAGTTTGCCCTGTTTGTGAAAAGCTTCCAAGTCGAATACCAACCAAGCAAAATGGCTACGCCTGTTAACCAAAATATCTACTCACATAATACCAAAAGGTTagaaaattgatatattttgatCACTTCTTCGACCATTGTCAATTGAATCCtagtttttaaaagaaaacttaCATTCCCCAGCGCAAGCAAACCCCTATCGAAAAATAGAAGTGCCCCGagaaatgtaaaaaatattcCAAAGCCAATAAGACCCAAACCAATTTCTGCAAAGTAAAGCCAACATTTATCAACAATATAAAACTTACTAGAAAGAGTGCTAAGTAAGTTCAACTACTTCAGTATCACAATTATTAAATTCTAGAGGTAAAAAGATTTTGATCTAACAGTGTATGAAAGAGTTATCAATAAAATCAGGTTTATCTATATAACTAGGTTTGATGCAAACAGAAAATAATAACTTATTACAGCCAGAGCtttttttcttctcattttctgtatttttcaaaaatgtgACAGTAAAATGAGTTTCTAAGGTCGAGTCAATGCAACAGGACACCAAATTTCCAGGACTATCATCTTATTTTTGTGGTTGTGCATAGACCGCCATATTTACAACTGTGCATTTATTTCCTACTGTATGCTTGATCTAGTAGTCTATCTTATTTCATCCTTCTCCAAATCGTTACAAAAGATAATGTGCGTTATATATCACCCATCTCGTACTCACATTCTATGTACATTGTTAGAACATCCAAAGAACTTCAAGTAGCACATGAAAAGCATCAAATGTCTTACATGATAAACAGCAACAAAGATATAAACAGCAATAAAGATATAAACAGAAACAATGATAAACAAGCCTAGCACGTAGAAATGTAACAACATTGATGTGCAACGGAATTGCACACGTTGGTAGTATTACCTAAATGCATATAGACATGCTGATAATGAAAAACTCAAAGCAGCAGAAACTACAGATATATCGGGTTATGCCAATAACAAAATGCTTACTCTTCTGTTCATTTAGTTCATAGGCCATCTGAATGACCGTAAATGATCACCCTTTACGATTAATAATGTAGTCACACTGGCTGCAACAACTGAAATTTGAATCTTGAGTTTCCTACAAATTGAACTAAACTGATAAGCAAAAGGAAAGGCAAAGCAAAGCATagtgtttttaaaatcaatcaatAGCACCATGAAAATAGAATCCCAAAGAAACAACTTCAATAAGTAATTAGATAGTGATATTTTAGATATTGTGTATAAGCAAATtaacaaaacaaagaaaaaaattgatacgAAGACAGTAACAGTGTTAATCGAAGGATTAGCAGGGAAAATGAAGAGATATTTAGAAGATTCAACAAAGAGAAGTGACTTGCCTGTCAACCTAATGCACACATCAATGGTGAAGAAGATCGATTCTCATTCTCCCTTCCTCGGCTAATTTTCAACAACACTGCCTCTTATTTCACTTATTTTCAATGGCGAAAAA
This region of Mercurialis annua linkage group LG1-X, ddMerAnnu1.2, whole genome shotgun sequence genomic DNA includes:
- the LOC126666215 gene encoding vesicle transport protein GOT1, whose product is MAYELNEQKKIGLGLIGFGIFFTFLGALLFFDRGLLALGNIFWLTGVAILLGWYSTWKLFTNRANYKGTVSFILGLFFIFVRWPIVGIILELYGCIALFGGFWPTVKVFLYQIPVVGWIIQYPVLLLDRLRGA